From a single Cytophagia bacterium CHB2 genomic region:
- a CDS encoding c-type cytochrome, translating into MPDFRLTDAESEVITAHLMQQKHDAIAGTNGFSPKPLSPFAQTKARTLLAEKLPCLGCHQLGEQGGRIGPDFAHVKSRLQPEFAYHFVRNPHGLIPEGNMPKILMPEKTEELILNFLLQDENVAGEPAYLSLIDNPIISPAGRSEEEKHYRRYCASCHGETGDGRGYNAKFLPAPPTSHADAVHMSQRPDDTLFDGIYAGGYILNKSPFMPAWGQRLSSEEIRGLVAYIRQLCQCQGPSWSREGK; encoded by the coding sequence ATGCCGGACTTTCGTTTGACGGATGCCGAAAGCGAAGTGATCACTGCGCATTTGATGCAGCAAAAGCATGACGCCATTGCAGGCACGAACGGGTTTAGCCCAAAGCCACTTTCACCTTTTGCCCAAACAAAAGCGCGAACCTTGCTGGCTGAAAAGCTGCCGTGCCTGGGTTGTCACCAGCTTGGCGAGCAAGGCGGCAGAATTGGGCCAGACTTTGCACACGTGAAATCCCGTTTGCAGCCGGAGTTCGCCTATCACTTTGTGCGCAATCCGCATGGCCTTATTCCCGAAGGCAACATGCCCAAAATTTTGATGCCTGAAAAAACCGAAGAGTTGATCTTGAACTTCCTGCTGCAAGATGAAAACGTTGCCGGTGAGCCGGCGTATCTTTCATTGATTGACAATCCCATTATCTCACCCGCGGGCCGGAGCGAAGAAGAAAAACATTATCGCCGCTACTGCGCTTCATGTCACGGCGAAACCGGCGATGGCCGCGGTTATAACGCCAAATTTTTGCCCGCCCCCCCGACCAGCCACGCCGATGCGGTTCACATGTCGCAACGGCCGGATGATACACTTTTTGACGGCATTTACGCGGGTGGATATATTCTGAACAAAAGCCCGTTCATGCCGGCGTGGGGGCAACGGCTAAGTTCTGAAGAAATTCGCGGGCTCGTGGCATATATCCGGCAATTGTGCCAATGCCAAGGCCCATCATGGTCGCGTGAGGGGAAATGA
- a CDS encoding energy-coupling factor transporter ATPase: MIISFQDVSFAYERFGEGSSARQEQLRHLNFAIGEAERVAIVGRSGSGKTTLMQMFNGLLRPTRGQISLDGSDIHASGYNLHELRTRIGLAFQFPEAQLFGMTVSEDVAFGPAQLKLAADEVHLRVRASLLQVGLTEEFLLRNPMTLSEGEKRRVALAGILAMNPEMLVLDEPTASLDAAGVAQIKQILQECFRQGKTVVLVSHDMDFVAELAERVLVLQAGEIIFDGKPAELWRDGQLLEHNEASDAAPANLLARAGLAWPRAVRLRKFLAAKNISCEQNF; the protein is encoded by the coding sequence ATGATAATATCGTTTCAAGATGTCTCTTTTGCATACGAAAGATTTGGAGAAGGTTCATCAGCCCGCCAGGAGCAGCTTCGCCATTTGAATTTTGCCATTGGAGAAGCTGAACGCGTAGCCATTGTCGGGCGCTCCGGTTCCGGCAAAACCACGTTGATGCAAATGTTCAACGGCTTATTGCGACCGACGCGCGGGCAAATTTCTCTCGATGGCAGCGACATTCATGCCTCCGGATATAACTTGCACGAGCTGCGTACGCGTATCGGCTTGGCTTTTCAGTTTCCCGAAGCACAGCTATTTGGCATGACGGTTTCTGAAGATGTTGCTTTTGGCCCCGCGCAACTGAAGCTGGCCGCGGATGAAGTGCACCTGCGCGTACGCGCCAGTTTGCTGCAAGTAGGCTTGACCGAAGAATTCTTGCTCCGCAATCCCATGACATTAAGCGAAGGCGAAAAGCGCCGTGTCGCGCTTGCGGGAATTCTCGCGATGAATCCCGAGATGCTTGTGCTTGATGAGCCGACCGCCAGCCTGGACGCCGCCGGCGTTGCTCAAATCAAACAAATTCTGCAGGAATGTTTCCGGCAGGGCAAAACCGTTGTGCTCGTCAGCCACGACATGGATTTTGTCGCGGAACTCGCGGAACGCGTGCTGGTGTTGCAAGCGGGAGAAATCATCTTCGACGGCAAGCCGGCGGAGTTATGGCGAGACGGCCAACTTCTGGAACACAACGAAGCGTCTGACGCTGCGCCGGCGAATTTGCTCGCACGCGCCGGTTTGGCGTGGCCGCGCGCCGTGCGCTTGCGCAAATTTTTGGCTGCAAAGAATATCTCGTGTGAACAAAATTTTTAA
- a CDS encoding peptidase M64 encodes MKALSKIFLLLFIGPILHAQSFDSFFLNKTLRVDYYHTGTKGQETIALDQCYEEGEWAGSQSNLIDNLNRGEYQARVYDVATAAIIFSRGFSTMFNEWQTTGEAAQGIYRTFHESVLMPMPKRKIQFTLSRRDKQMNFREIFSTVIDPASPVHINRAQRSPKFKATALMKNGPASRKVDLVILGDGYAEKDLGKFRKDAQHFNEIMFTTSPFKERKPDFNVWLIEVTSEESGISKPDKNVWKNSTLGASYNTFGSARYILTEANKALRDIAGQVPYDFINIIVNDDRYGGGGIYQLYSTTYATSDQPGQEWQRDYVYVHEFGHSFAGLGDEYYSSQVSYSEFYSKEIEPWEPNVTALLDKNNLKWKAFIAPDTPLPTPWEKAEYDSLAVERGKLDRLAPDYYAKREPFFKRQNEILQQTKYAGKVGAFEGAGYEARGLYRPSADCRMFSLSLVDFDPVCRAALEQVIDFYVK; translated from the coding sequence ATGAAAGCTTTATCCAAAATTTTTCTTCTTTTGTTCATCGGCCCAATTCTTCACGCGCAATCATTTGATTCCTTCTTTCTCAACAAGACTCTGCGCGTGGATTATTATCACACCGGAACGAAAGGCCAGGAAACAATTGCATTGGATCAATGCTATGAAGAGGGTGAATGGGCGGGCAGCCAGAGCAATTTGATCGACAATCTCAATCGCGGCGAGTATCAAGCGCGTGTGTATGACGTGGCCACAGCCGCGATCATTTTTTCGCGCGGTTTTTCCACCATGTTCAACGAATGGCAAACCACAGGGGAGGCCGCGCAAGGCATTTATCGCACATTTCACGAAAGCGTGCTCATGCCGATGCCCAAGCGCAAGATACAATTCACTCTTTCCCGGCGCGACAAGCAGATGAACTTTCGTGAAATCTTCTCAACGGTGATCGATCCCGCCTCTCCTGTGCACATCAATCGCGCCCAGCGCTCGCCAAAATTCAAAGCAACCGCTTTGATGAAAAATGGCCCGGCGAGCCGAAAAGTCGATCTCGTCATTCTCGGCGACGGCTATGCTGAGAAAGATTTGGGAAAGTTTCGCAAAGATGCGCAGCATTTCAATGAGATCATGTTCACCACCTCGCCTTTCAAAGAACGCAAACCCGATTTCAATGTCTGGTTGATCGAAGTGACTTCGGAAGAATCCGGCATCTCCAAGCCGGACAAGAATGTTTGGAAGAATTCCACGCTGGGCGCCTCGTACAACACGTTCGGTTCGGCGCGCTACATCTTAACTGAAGCCAACAAGGCGTTGCGCGATATTGCCGGGCAAGTGCCCTATGATTTCATCAACATTATCGTGAATGACGATCGCTATGGCGGCGGCGGCATCTATCAACTCTACAGTACAACCTATGCCACCTCCGATCAGCCCGGGCAGGAATGGCAGCGTGATTATGTTTATGTGCATGAGTTCGGTCACTCCTTCGCCGGGTTGGGCGATGAGTATTATAGCTCGCAAGTTTCATACAGCGAATTCTACTCCAAAGAAATCGAGCCGTGGGAGCCCAATGTGACGGCGCTGCTCGACAAAAACAATTTGAAATGGAAAGCATTCATCGCGCCGGACACGCCGCTGCCCACGCCCTGGGAGAAAGCGGAATACGATAGCCTGGCAGTCGAGCGCGGCAAACTCGACCGTCTGGCGCCGGATTATTATGCGAAACGGGAGCCGTTCTTCAAACGCCAAAACGAAATTTTACAGCAGACAAAATATGCCGGCAAAGTCGGCGCATTCGAAGGCGCCGGATATGAGGCGCGCGGCCTGTATCGTCCCAGCGCCGATTGTCGCATGTTTTCTCTGAGCCTGGTTGATTTCGATCCCGTATGCCGCGCCGCGCTTGAACAAGTCATTGACTTTTATGTCAAATGA
- a CDS encoding DUF1211 domain-containing protein: MLREQIQRRGLGEKNGFRWRGGEVSRIEGFSDAVFAFAVTLLVVSLEVPRNFEELLGTMRGFLAFGICFTFLVWIWYEHYIFFRRYGLQDGFTIVLNAILLFVVLFYIYPLKFLFTALVALFFNLAPPGDAIEIKTNLAPALMIIYSLGFLAIFVIYLLLYLHAYRKRAALELNVIELVYARSDIYAALINIGVALLSILLASSGGVRSSFWAGIVYALNGPLHTIRGIATGKRIEKLQKQALALASPAT, from the coding sequence ATGCTGCGCGAACAAATCCAAAGAAGAGGTTTAGGTGAAAAGAATGGCTTTCGCTGGCGGGGCGGTGAAGTGTCACGCATCGAAGGCTTTAGCGACGCGGTGTTTGCGTTTGCAGTGACGCTGCTCGTCGTGTCGCTCGAAGTGCCGCGCAACTTCGAGGAATTGCTGGGCACGATGCGCGGCTTTCTCGCGTTTGGTATTTGCTTTACGTTTCTCGTTTGGATTTGGTACGAACATTACATTTTCTTCCGCCGTTATGGTTTGCAAGACGGCTTTACAATTGTTTTGAATGCGATTCTCTTGTTTGTCGTCTTGTTCTATATTTACCCGCTCAAGTTTTTGTTTACCGCTTTGGTCGCCCTCTTTTTTAATCTAGCGCCGCCGGGAGATGCAATCGAAATCAAAACCAATCTTGCCCCGGCGCTGATGATCATTTATTCTCTCGGATTTTTGGCGATCTTTGTGATTTATCTGCTGCTTTATTTGCATGCCTACCGCAAGCGTGCAGCTCTGGAATTGAATGTGATCGAACTTGTTTACGCGCGCTCCGACATCTATGCCGCGCTCATCAATATCGGCGTTGCCTTATTATCCATCCTGCTGGCGAGCAGCGGCGGTGTGCGCAGTTCATTTTGGGCGGGCATTGTCTATGCGTTGAATGGTCCATTGCACACGATTCGCGGTATCGCCACGGGCAAGCGCATTGAAAAATTGCAGAAACAAGCACTCGCACTGGCATCGCCAGCCACTTGA